DNA sequence from the Alkaliphilus metalliredigens QYMF genome:
CTAAGGGGATTGCTTATTCCATATTTCACTCAATATCTGCCTTTTGCAATGCTGGATTTGATATTATTGGTAACGGTGTGGGGTTAACACCCTATGTCAATGACCCCATTGTCAATGTCACCCTATGGGCCATGGTTATTTTGGGTGGTATTGGATTTTCAGTCATGGTAGATGTTGTGAATCAACGAAAATTCAAGAAATTTACACTACATACAAAAATGGTATTAATAATTACGGGAGCCTTATTAGGACTTGGATTTGTTGGATTTCTAATTTTAGAGTGGAATAACCCTGAAACACTGGGAAGTCTCAATTTTGGTGGGAAATTGATGGCGGCCTTCTTCCAATCAATGACCACAAGAACGGCGGGCTTTAATACCATTGCCTCGGACCAAATGACAAATGCATCTAAGTTTTTATCCATCCTATGGATGTATATTGGAGGCTCACCTGCATCTACAGCAGGGGGGATTAAAACGGCTACATTGGGAGTCCTTGTGTTTACTGTGATTTCAGTTGTTAAAGGTCGAGAAGAGACAGAGCTCTATGGGAGAAGAATCCCTAGGACCATTGTCAACAGAGCCTTGACCGTGGCAAGTATTGGACTGGTTCTAATTGTGTTTGTGACAATGATCCTATCCATTACAGAAACAGGATTCTCCTTTATGGACATTTTATTTGAAACGACTTCAGCCTTTGGAACAGTCGGTCTTTCTCTAGGAGTGACACCAGAATTAAGTGTAATTGGTAGAATTGTGATTATTTTTATGATGTTTGCAGGACGTGTAGGACCATTAACAATTGCCTATGCATTGGCAACACAACAGCGCAAGAACAAAGGTATGATCAGATATCCTGAGGAAAAAATAATAGTGGGCTAGAAGGGGTGAAGAAATGAAACAATATATTGTAATTGGATGTGGACGGTTTGGTAGTAGCGTTGCTAAGACCCTGTATAAAATGGGACATGATGTACTTGCCATAGATGGAAATGAAGAAATCGTACAACATATTTCAGATGAGGTTACCCATGCTGTTCAGGCAGATGCCACAGATGAACATGCTTTACGTACTTTGGGAATTAGAAACTTTGATGTGGCTGTCATCACCATCGGCTCTAACATACAAGCCTCCATCATGGCGACATTAATTGTCAAAGACCTAGGGGTCAAATATGTTGTAGCTAAGGCACAAAACGACATGCATGCCAAGGTATTGTACAAAATAGGAGCTGACCGTGTTGTGTTCCCTGAACGTGATATGGGAACTCGTGTAGCCCACAATCTTGTTTCTACTAATATACTGGATTATATTGAATTGGCGCCGGACTATAGTATTATGGAGATTAGCGCACTGGAAGCTTGGAGTGGTAAAACACTTTTAGAGATTAATGTGAGAGCAAAATATGGAGTCAACATCATGGCCATTAAACAAGGAGATCTTATCAATGTGTCGCCTAATGCAAAGGATCGCATTAGCCGAGGAGATGTACTTGTGGTAATCGGTCATAATAATGATCTAAAGAAGATTCAAGAGTAAGGTAGGTGAATATTATGATGGAGCAGCAAATCATTACCAGTGATAAAAATGCAGTGTTGAAGCATATAAAAGGACTCAGTCTCAGGAAGAATCGAATAAAACATCAACAGTTCACCATTGAAGGATTACGAATTGTTGAAGAATGTTTTTTGCATGGGGGACCCATTGACCATATTCTATATTGTGACCATATTCATCAGGTTCAAGGAGGTCCACATCTACTAGAAAAACTTAAAGAAAAATATCCATGCCATCAAACAATGGACTCACTTTTTTTAAAAATAGCAGATACAGAAACCCCTCAAGGAATCATTGCAGTGGTTGAAATGAAAAACCATCAATTAGAGAGCTTAGATCTAGAGAAAAAAGAGAATCCATTTATTGTGGTTTTAGATGAGATTCAAGATCCAGGTAACCTAGGAACAATCATTCGAACAGCAGAAGGCGCAAAAACAGATGCTATTATCCTAACTAAGGGATGTGTGGATCCATATAATAGTAAGAGTATTCGAGCTACCATGGGAGCCATATTTCATTTGCCTATTATACAAAGTAATAATAATGAAGAGTGGATTTATTATTTGAAAGCAAATGCTGTGAAGCTTGTTGCCAGTACATTAGAAACAGATAAGAATCATTTTCAGCTGGATTATAATAATCCAATTGCGATGATTATTGGTAATGAGGCGAGAGGCATTCACCCAGATATTCTTGCCCAAGTAGATGAACGGGTAAAGATACCTATATTAGGAAAAATCGAGTCATTAAATGCCTCGGTAGCAGCTGGAATACTGATATACCAAGGAATACAGGGAAGATTTCTAAAAGATTAGAATTTTTAAAAAATTTAATAACTCCTTCAGAAATCCCATTGTTTTACAAGAAAACCTATGCTATAATAGGGCTATAATGGGTTAAAGAAAGGAGTGTGGTCCCATGAAGACCGCAGAACTTTTTTGGAAAATTTTCGAAATGACGGGCTCGGTGACGGCCTATCTGATGTATAAAGAGTTAGTGATGAATTAGATGAAAAAGCGAAGAAAGAGAAAAGTATGCTATAGACTGTTTTAAAGAGAGCAAGTGCCTAAGGCTGAGAGTACTTGTAGATAAGTGTAGCAGAAGTTCCCTCTGGAGCTGTAGGCTGAAAAAAAGCAGTAAGTCTTACCGAGTGGGCTCGTTAGCGCCTTTAAGTGATAGGCTTACTTTAGGTGCCTATTATGAGGGTGGTACCGCGGAGCAAGCCTTCGTCCCTTTTGGGATGAGGGTTTTTTTGTATTTTTAAGCACTTGAAATTTTCAACAAAGAGGAGTTGAAAATTGAGTGCGCCATGAGTCGATGCGATAGCATCAGACGAATTTTAAGCACTTGAAATTTCAGTTATCTACTTAATTTGACGAGAGGAGTTTAGACATGGAAGCAAAACTAAAGCAATTAGAAGAAAAGGCAAAACAAGATATCCAAGCATCAACATCTACAGATTCTCTAGAAAAAGTAAGGGTAAAATACTTAGGTAAAAAAGGAGAACTGACAGAGGTTTTAAGAGGAATGGGTAGCTTGAGCAAAGAGGAACGTCCTTTAGTTGGGAAGATTGCCAATCTTGTTAGAGAGCAGATTGAAGAAGCACTAGAGCTGGCAAAGGGAGCCGTAAAAGATAAAGAATTAGAGTCTAAGCTAAAAATGGAATCTTTAGATGTCACCATGCCAGGAAAAACAAGAGAAATTGGAAAAAGACATCCATTGATCCAGGCTATGGATGAACTGAAGAGCATTTTCATTGGTATGGGATTTAAAGTAGCTGAGGGACCGGAAGTGGAAACGGTACATTATAACTTTGATGCCCTAAATGCAGCACCAAATCATCCATCAAGGGATATGAGTGATACATTCTACATTAATGACCATATAATTTTAAGAACACAGACTTCTCCTGTTCAAGTTAGAACCATGGAACTGCAGAAGCCACCCATTCGAATCATTTCTCCAGGTCGGTGCT
Encoded proteins:
- a CDS encoding TrkH family potassium uptake protein, which produces MKDKIGHPKIDPTQVLVMGFASVIMIGALLLNLPIAAQDGRSIGFLNALFTSTSAVCVTGLVVVDTGTYWTIFGKTIILILIQIGGLGFMTMATMFAILLGKKISLKERLIIQESLNQNTLTGLVRFTKYIILGTFAIEAIGAFFLAFRFVPELGWAKGIAYSIFHSISAFCNAGFDIIGNGVGLTPYVNDPIVNVTLWAMVILGGIGFSVMVDVVNQRKFKKFTLHTKMVLIITGALLGLGFVGFLILEWNNPETLGSLNFGGKLMAAFFQSMTTRTAGFNTIASDQMTNASKFLSILWMYIGGSPASTAGGIKTATLGVLVFTVISVVKGREETELYGRRIPRTIVNRALTVASIGLVLIVFVTMILSITETGFSFMDILFETTSAFGTVGLSLGVTPELSVIGRIVIIFMMFAGRVGPLTIAYALATQQRKNKGMIRYPEEKIIVG
- a CDS encoding potassium channel family protein: MKQYIVIGCGRFGSSVAKTLYKMGHDVLAIDGNEEIVQHISDEVTHAVQADATDEHALRTLGIRNFDVAVITIGSNIQASIMATLIVKDLGVKYVVAKAQNDMHAKVLYKIGADRVVFPERDMGTRVAHNLVSTNILDYIELAPDYSIMEISALEAWSGKTLLEINVRAKYGVNIMAIKQGDLINVSPNAKDRISRGDVLVVIGHNNDLKKIQE
- a CDS encoding TrmH family RNA methyltransferase; translation: MMEQQIITSDKNAVLKHIKGLSLRKNRIKHQQFTIEGLRIVEECFLHGGPIDHILYCDHIHQVQGGPHLLEKLKEKYPCHQTMDSLFLKIADTETPQGIIAVVEMKNHQLESLDLEKKENPFIVVLDEIQDPGNLGTIIRTAEGAKTDAIILTKGCVDPYNSKSIRATMGAIFHLPIIQSNNNEEWIYYLKANAVKLVASTLETDKNHFQLDYNNPIAMIIGNEARGIHPDILAQVDERVKIPILGKIESLNASVAAGILIYQGIQGRFLKD
- a CDS encoding YqzL family protein; this encodes MKTAELFWKIFEMTGSVTAYLMYKELVMN
- the pheS gene encoding phenylalanine--tRNA ligase subunit alpha produces the protein MEAKLKQLEEKAKQDIQASTSTDSLEKVRVKYLGKKGELTEVLRGMGSLSKEERPLVGKIANLVREQIEEALELAKGAVKDKELESKLKMESLDVTMPGKTREIGKRHPLIQAMDELKSIFIGMGFKVAEGPEVETVHYNFDALNAAPNHPSRDMSDTFYINDHIILRTQTSPVQVRTMELQKPPIRIISPGRCFRNDTPDATHTPMFHQLEGLVVDKGITLGDLKGTLEVFIKQFFGNDTKVKFRPHHFPFTEPSAEVDVTCFKCAGHGCSMCKGEGWIELLGAGMVHPNVLRNCGIDPEIYSGFAFGMGIDRLTMAKYEIDDIRLLFENDMRFINQF